One part of the Deinococcus depolymerans genome encodes these proteins:
- a CDS encoding vWA domain-containing protein, with the protein MTPPLPVTPEFQRLISGSRLRLRGKSAFFATLLLHAEFVPSREVAAAGTDGERVYVNPEVAAGLAPDVLDGLLLHEVLHAALSHVQRRGPREKKRWNRSADLIVNGMVAAAGLPTPPSSAGAARDEHLEKLSVEEVYTALDGEPDGDGEDGDDLLDGPPGDAPPRNGQPSQNVARQWQQALAQARSVDAMSGGKGNDPLGLHRELMRLAPARLDWRAQLWRFLARTPVDFGGFDRRFVGRGLYLEALDDESLNALIAVDTSGSVDDDAVRALVGEVQGVLGAYPHVRATLYYADTEAYGPHDLSPGGEIPPPQGGGGTDFRPIFTLLDAHEPDVLIYLTDGYGDFPEGAPRVPTLWVVPPGGLEDEGFPFGDVLRLEEHG; encoded by the coding sequence AGTTCCAGCGTCTGATCTCCGGCTCCCGGTTGCGGCTGCGGGGGAAGTCGGCGTTCTTCGCGACGTTGCTGCTGCACGCGGAGTTCGTGCCTTCACGCGAGGTCGCGGCGGCCGGAACGGACGGGGAGCGGGTGTACGTGAACCCGGAGGTCGCGGCCGGACTGGCGCCGGACGTGCTGGACGGGCTGCTGCTGCACGAGGTGCTGCACGCGGCGCTGTCGCACGTGCAGCGGCGCGGGCCGCGTGAGAAGAAACGCTGGAACCGCTCGGCGGACCTGATCGTGAACGGCATGGTCGCGGCGGCCGGGCTGCCCACGCCGCCCAGCAGCGCCGGGGCCGCGCGGGACGAGCACCTGGAGAAACTGAGCGTCGAGGAGGTGTACACCGCCCTGGACGGCGAACCGGACGGGGACGGCGAGGACGGTGACGACCTGCTGGACGGGCCGCCCGGTGACGCCCCGCCCCGGAACGGGCAGCCGTCGCAGAACGTGGCGCGGCAGTGGCAGCAGGCGCTGGCGCAGGCCCGCAGCGTGGACGCCATGAGCGGCGGGAAGGGCAACGACCCGCTGGGCCTGCACCGCGAACTGATGAGGCTCGCCCCGGCGCGACTGGACTGGCGGGCGCAGCTGTGGCGGTTCCTGGCGCGCACCCCGGTGGATTTCGGCGGCTTCGACCGGCGTTTCGTGGGGCGCGGCCTGTACCTGGAGGCGCTGGACGACGAGTCCCTGAACGCCCTGATTGCCGTGGACACCTCCGGCAGCGTGGACGACGACGCAGTGCGCGCCCTGGTGGGCGAGGTGCAGGGCGTGCTGGGCGCGTACCCGCACGTGCGGGCCACGCTGTACTACGCGGACACCGAGGCGTACGGCCCGCACGACCTGTCGCCCGGCGGCGAGATCCCCCCACCGCAGGGGGGTGGCGGGACGGACTTCCGCCCGATCTTCACGCTGCTGGACGCGCACGAACCGGACGTCCTGATCTACCTGACCGACGGGTACGGCGACTTTCCCGAGGGGGCGCCGCGCGTACCGACGCTGTGGGTGGTGCCGCCCGGAGGTCTGGAGGACGAGGGCTTCCCGTTCGGGGACGTGCTGCGACTGGAGGAACACGGATGA
- the nudC gene encoding NAD(+) diphosphatase, whose translation MNATSLPDGFQRDPHAAPGPDSVWFVFDGHRLILTEQEGLPTGPAAPFPVTDTSGLGSLNGRTMFTAALDRGALGTAALEGDLPDGYVSVPVRSAFGTLGDTLMGVAGYASQILEFHRTHRYCGRCATPMQDSAHERSRVCPNCGLSAYPRVAPVAMVLITCGSGPDTELLLARGPNFPPGMYSAIAGFAEPSETLEAAAHREVAEEVGVTVTDLRYAFSQPWPFPHSLMIGFTARYGGGEITPQPGEIEDARFFPVKELPGLPPRVSIARALIDQAVQAALADG comes from the coding sequence ATGAACGCCACCAGCCTCCCGGACGGCTTCCAGCGCGACCCGCACGCCGCGCCCGGCCCGGACAGCGTGTGGTTCGTGTTCGACGGACACCGCCTGATCCTGACTGAACAGGAAGGGCTGCCCACCGGCCCCGCCGCGCCCTTTCCCGTGACCGACACGAGCGGCCTGGGCAGCCTGAACGGCCGGACCATGTTCACGGCAGCGCTGGACAGAGGCGCGCTTGGTACGGCCGCGCTGGAGGGCGACCTGCCAGACGGATACGTGAGCGTCCCGGTCCGCTCGGCGTTCGGGACGCTGGGCGACACGCTGATGGGCGTGGCCGGGTACGCCTCGCAGATCCTGGAGTTTCACCGCACGCACCGCTACTGCGGCCGCTGCGCGACGCCGATGCAGGACAGCGCGCACGAACGCTCCCGCGTGTGCCCGAACTGCGGCCTGAGCGCCTACCCGAGGGTCGCGCCGGTCGCGATGGTCCTCATCACGTGCGGGAGCGGCCCGGACACCGAACTGCTGCTGGCACGCGGCCCGAACTTCCCGCCCGGCATGTACTCCGCCATCGCCGGATTCGCGGAACCCAGCGAGACCCTGGAAGCCGCCGCGCACCGCGAAGTGGCCGAGGAAGTCGGCGTGACCGTCACGGACCTGCGCTACGCGTTCAGTCAGCCGTGGCCGTTCCCGCACTCGCTGATGATCGGCTTCACCGCCCGCTACGGGGGCGGCGAGATCACCCCGCAACCCGGCGAGATCGAGGACGCCCGCTTCTTCCCGGTCAAGGAACTGCCTGGGCTGCCGCCC